One window from the genome of Streptomyces sp. NBC_00287 encodes:
- the nuoE gene encoding NADH-quinone oxidoreductase subunit NuoE — protein MTTSSSEQGVSLGMPELPAPGYPDDVRARLERDAREIIARYPDSRSALLPLLHLVQSEEGHVTRTGMQFCADMLHLTTAEVTAVATFYTMYRRRPSGDYQVGVCTNTLCAVMGGDAIFEALQEHLGVGNGETTDDGKVTLEHIECNAACDFAPVVMVNWEFFDNQTVQSAKRMVDDLRAGAPVSPTRGAPLCTFKETARILAGFPDEREGAVEAGGSAGPASLIGLRLAKGETAPARVVHPRDGGPHEEPQDRAVHEPSPTEHLSSHDAPQDTSASDPAHPAGPTAEEGE, from the coding sequence GTGACCACCAGTTCTTCGGAGCAGGGCGTCAGCCTGGGCATGCCCGAACTGCCCGCGCCCGGCTACCCGGACGACGTTCGAGCCCGACTGGAGCGGGACGCGCGCGAGATCATCGCCCGCTACCCGGACTCCCGGTCCGCGCTCCTTCCGCTGCTGCACCTGGTGCAGTCGGAGGAGGGCCATGTCACGCGCACCGGGATGCAGTTCTGCGCGGACATGCTGCACCTGACCACGGCCGAGGTCACCGCGGTCGCCACCTTCTACACCATGTACCGGCGCCGCCCGAGCGGTGACTACCAGGTCGGCGTGTGCACCAACACGCTGTGCGCGGTGATGGGCGGCGACGCGATCTTCGAGGCCCTCCAGGAGCATCTCGGCGTCGGCAACGGCGAGACCACCGACGACGGCAAGGTCACGCTGGAGCACATCGAGTGCAACGCGGCCTGCGATTTCGCGCCGGTCGTGATGGTCAACTGGGAGTTCTTCGACAACCAGACCGTGCAGAGCGCCAAGCGCATGGTGGACGACCTGCGCGCGGGAGCACCGGTTTCTCCCACGCGCGGGGCGCCGCTGTGCACCTTCAAGGAGACCGCCCGGATCCTGGCGGGCTTTCCCGACGAGCGGGAAGGGGCAGTCGAGGCCGGTGGAAGCGCGGGACCCGCTTCGCTGATCGGCCTCAGGCTGGCCAAGGGGGAGACCGCCCCCGCGCGCGTGGTTCATCCGCGCGACGGCGGACCTCATGAGGAGCCGCAGGACAGGGCAGTGCACGAGCCGTCACCGACGGAGCACTTGAGCTCACACGACGCGCCGCAGGACACATCGGCCTCCGACCCGGCCCACCCGGCCGGGCCTACCGCCGAGGAGGGGGAGTGA
- a CDS encoding C40 family peptidase, producing the protein MEEPLIPVVLMSHTAHIRSHRKPRRSGSTTLAMRAGVAGGVLSMAAAGASASASAAEPVTQTLELPTLTADLAAQVAESADATQQAAASYELQAERDAAAAAAAKEAKADLAEAKKKAEAKKEAAEAARKAAAERAARSAERTTLAATSTTDTATATAPASGSVGTVIAFLKAQLGDAYVMGATGPNAWDCSSLVQAAFKQVGVDLPRVSQDQSMAGTDVSLSNLQVGDILYWGGKGSAYHVGVYIGNGQYLDAANSAKGVVIQDLSGYPASGAVRVL; encoded by the coding sequence ATGGAGGAGCCCCTGATACCGGTTGTTCTCATGTCCCACACCGCTCACATACGCAGCCACCGGAAACCCCGCCGCTCCGGGTCGACGACCCTCGCGATGCGCGCCGGAGTTGCCGGTGGCGTCCTCAGCATGGCAGCGGCGGGCGCGTCGGCCTCGGCGAGCGCCGCCGAGCCGGTCACGCAGACCCTCGAACTGCCCACCCTGACGGCCGACCTGGCCGCTCAGGTCGCCGAGTCCGCGGACGCCACGCAGCAGGCCGCGGCCAGCTATGAGCTGCAGGCCGAGCGTGACGCCGCCGCCGCGGCAGCCGCGAAGGAGGCCAAGGCCGACCTCGCGGAGGCCAAGAAGAAGGCGGAGGCCAAGAAGGAGGCCGCGGAGGCTGCCCGCAAGGCCGCCGCCGAGCGCGCCGCCCGCAGCGCCGAGCGGACCACGCTCGCCGCCACCAGCACGACCGACACCGCCACGGCCACCGCCCCGGCGAGCGGCAGCGTCGGGACCGTCATCGCCTTCCTGAAGGCGCAGCTGGGCGACGCCTACGTCATGGGCGCCACCGGACCCAACGCCTGGGACTGCTCTTCCCTGGTACAGGCCGCCTTCAAGCAGGTCGGCGTGGACCTCCCCCGGGTCTCCCAGGACCAGTCGATGGCGGGCACGGACGTCTCCCTGTCCAACCTCCAGGTCGGCGACATCCTGTACTGGGGTGGCAAGGGCTCGGCGTACCACGTGGGTGTGTACATCGGTAATGGTCAGTACCTGGACGCCGCCAACTCGGCCAAGGGTGTAGTCATTCAGGATCTTTCCGGCTACCCCGCCTCTGGTGCGGTGCGCGTACTCTGA
- a CDS encoding NADH-quinone oxidoreductase subunit D, whose amino-acid sequence MSTQHATPRETTEGTVYTVTGGDWDEVVQAAARADDERIVLNMGPQHPSTHGVLRLILEIDGETVTEARCGIGYLHTGIEKNLEFRTWTQGTTFVTRMDYLTSFFNETGYCLAVEKLLGIEEQIPDRATLIRVLLMELNRLSSHLVCIATGGMELGATTIMIYGFRDREMILDIYELITGLRMNHAYIRPGGLAQDLPPGAVDQIREFVKKMKKNLPEYDKLATGNPIFKARMQDVGYLDLAGCMALGATGPILRSAGLPHDLRKAQPYCGYETFDFDIPTADTCDSYGRFLIRLEEMRQSLRVVEQCLDRLQPGPVMVADKKIAWPAQLALGPDGLGNSLDHIKKIMGTSMEALIHHFKLVTEGFRVPPGQAYAAVESPKGELGVHAVSDGGTRPYRVHFRDPSFTNLQAMAAMCEGGQVADVIVAVASIDPVMGGVDR is encoded by the coding sequence ATGAGCACGCAGCACGCAACTCCGCGCGAGACCACCGAGGGCACCGTATATACGGTCACCGGCGGCGACTGGGACGAGGTCGTCCAGGCCGCGGCCCGCGCCGACGACGAGCGCATCGTCCTCAATATGGGCCCGCAGCACCCCTCCACCCACGGAGTGCTCCGCCTGATCCTGGAGATCGACGGCGAGACGGTCACCGAGGCCCGCTGCGGCATCGGCTATCTGCACACCGGCATCGAGAAGAATCTCGAGTTCCGCACGTGGACGCAGGGCACCACGTTCGTGACGCGCATGGACTACCTGACGTCTTTCTTCAACGAGACCGGCTACTGCCTCGCCGTCGAGAAGCTCCTCGGCATCGAGGAGCAGATCCCCGACCGCGCCACCCTCATCCGGGTGCTCCTGATGGAGCTCAACCGCCTCTCCTCGCACCTGGTGTGCATCGCCACCGGCGGTATGGAGCTGGGCGCCACCACGATCATGATCTACGGATTCCGTGATCGTGAAATGATTCTCGACATCTACGAGCTCATCACGGGCCTCAGGATGAACCACGCGTACATCCGCCCCGGCGGACTCGCCCAGGACCTGCCGCCCGGCGCGGTGGACCAGATCCGCGAGTTCGTGAAGAAGATGAAGAAGAACCTCCCGGAGTACGACAAGCTCGCCACCGGGAACCCCATCTTCAAGGCCCGTATGCAGGACGTCGGCTATCTCGACCTGGCCGGCTGCATGGCCCTCGGCGCCACCGGCCCGATCCTGCGCTCCGCCGGTCTGCCGCACGACCTGCGCAAGGCCCAGCCGTACTGCGGCTACGAGACCTTCGACTTCGACATCCCGACCGCCGACACCTGCGACTCCTACGGCCGCTTCCTGATCCGCCTCGAGGAGATGCGCCAGTCGCTCAGGGTCGTCGAGCAGTGCCTGGACCGGCTGCAGCCCGGACCGGTCATGGTCGCCGACAAGAAGATCGCCTGGCCCGCCCAGCTCGCGCTCGGCCCGGACGGACTCGGCAACTCCCTCGACCACATCAAGAAGATCATGGGCACCTCCATGGAGGCCCTGATCCACCACTTCAAGCTGGTCACCGAGGGCTTCCGCGTCCCGCCGGGACAGGCGTACGCGGCCGTCGAGTCACCCAAGGGCGAACTCGGAGTGCATGCCGTCTCCGACGGCGGCACCCGCCCCTACCGGGTCCACTTCCGCGACCCGTCCTTCACCAACCTGCAGGCCATGGCGGCGATGTGCGAGGGCGGCCAGGTCGCCGACGTCATCGTCGCCGTCGCGTCCATCGACCCCGTGATGGGAGGCGTCGACCGGTGA
- the nuoF gene encoding NADH-quinone oxidoreductase subunit NuoF → MTLAPELKDTSPEKLLAPVLSAFWDEDRSWTLDVYRRHEGYEGLRKALAMSPDDLIAYVKDSGLRGRGGAGFPTGMKWQFIPQGDGKPHYLVVNADESEPGTCKDIPLLFANPHSLIEGIVIACYAIRSSHAFIYLRGEVVPVLRRLHSAVSEAYAAGYLGKNILGSGLDLELTVHAGAGAYICGEETALLDSLEGRRGQPRLRPPFPAVAGLYACPTVVNNVESIASVPAILQKGKDWFRSMGSEKSPGFTLYSLSGHVASPGQYEAPLGITLRQLLEMSGGMRPGHRLKFWTPGGSSTPMFTDEHLDVPLDYEGVGAAGSMLGTKALQCFDETTCVVRAVTRWTEFYAHESCGKCTPCREGTYWLVQLLRDIEAGKGVMSDLDKLNDIADNINGKSFCALGDGAASPIFSSLKYFREEYEQHITGRGCPFDPAKSTVWADKHTEVNA, encoded by the coding sequence ATGACCTTGGCACCCGAGCTGAAAGACACCAGCCCCGAGAAGCTGCTCGCACCCGTGCTGTCGGCCTTCTGGGACGAGGACAGGTCCTGGACGCTGGACGTCTACCGAAGGCACGAAGGATACGAGGGACTTCGCAAGGCGCTCGCCATGTCGCCGGACGATCTCATCGCCTATGTGAAGGACTCCGGTCTGCGCGGGCGCGGCGGCGCGGGATTCCCCACCGGAATGAAATGGCAGTTCATTCCCCAGGGAGATGGAAAGCCGCACTATCTAGTTGTCAACGCCGACGAATCGGAGCCCGGAACCTGCAAGGACATCCCGCTCCTCTTCGCGAACCCGCATAGCCTCATCGAGGGCATTGTCATCGCGTGTTATGCCATCAGGTCGTCGCATGCCTTCATCTATCTGCGCGGTGAAGTCGTCCCAGTCCTGCGGCGGTTGCACTCGGCCGTGAGCGAGGCCTATGCGGCCGGCTACCTCGGAAAGAACATCCTCGGCAGCGGCCTCGATCTCGAACTCACCGTGCACGCGGGCGCCGGGGCGTACATCTGTGGTGAAGAGACCGCACTGCTCGACTCGCTCGAAGGCCGCCGTGGGCAACCGCGGCTCCGTCCTCCTTTCCCTGCGGTGGCCGGCCTCTATGCCTGCCCGACTGTTGTGAACAACGTCGAGTCGATCGCGTCGGTTCCCGCGATTCTGCAAAAAGGAAAAGACTGGTTCAGGTCGATGGGCAGCGAGAAGTCCCCGGGCTTCACGCTCTACTCGCTCAGCGGCCATGTCGCGAGCCCCGGCCAGTACGAGGCCCCGCTCGGCATCACCCTGCGCCAACTGCTGGAGATGAGCGGCGGGATGCGGCCGGGACACCGGCTGAAGTTCTGGACACCGGGCGGCTCCTCGACACCGATGTTCACCGACGAGCACCTCGACGTCCCCCTCGACTACGAGGGCGTGGGCGCCGCCGGTTCCATGCTCGGCACCAAAGCGCTCCAGTGCTTCGACGAGACGACCTGCGTCGTACGCGCCGTCACCCGCTGGACCGAGTTCTACGCCCACGAGTCCTGCGGCAAGTGCACACCCTGCCGCGAAGGCACGTACTGGCTCGTGCAGTTGCTGCGCGACATCGAGGCCGGCAAGGGCGTCATGAGCGACCTCGACAAGCTGAACGACATCGCCGACAACATCAACGGCAAGTCCTTCTGCGCCCTCGGCGACGGTGCCGCCTCGCCGATCTTCTCCTCGCTCAAGTACTTCCGCGAGGAGTACGAGCAGCACATCACGGGCCGCGGCTGCCCCTTCGACCCGGCCAAGTCGACGGTCTGGGCGGACAAGCACACGGAGGTGAACGCATGA
- a CDS encoding NADH-quinone oxidoreductase subunit A produces MNAYAPILVLGALGAGFAIFSVVMATLIGPKRYNRAKLEAYECGIEPTPTPAGGGRFPIKYYLTAMLFIIFDIEIVFLYPWAVTFDALGVFGLVEMLLFVLTVFVAYAYVWRRGGLEWD; encoded by the coding sequence GTGAACGCGTATGCGCCCATCCTCGTACTGGGAGCCCTCGGGGCAGGCTTTGCGATCTTCTCCGTGGTCATGGCCACGCTGATCGGTCCGAAGCGGTACAACCGCGCCAAGCTCGAGGCCTACGAGTGCGGTATCGAGCCGACCCCCACGCCGGCCGGCGGCGGGCGCTTCCCGATCAAGTACTACCTGACGGCGATGCTCTTCATCATCTTCGATATCGAGATCGTCTTCCTCTACCCCTGGGCCGTCACCTTCGACGCCCTGGGTGTTTTCGGGCTCGTGGAGATGCTGCTCTTCGTGCTCACCGTCTTCGTCGCGTACGCGTACGTATGGCGGCGCGGCGGCCTGGAATGGGACTGA
- a CDS encoding NuoB/complex I 20 kDa subunit family protein: protein MGLEEKLPSGFLLTTVEQAAGWVRKSSVFPATFGLACCAIEMMTTGAGRYDLARFGMEVFRGSPRQADLMIVAGRVSQKMAPVLRQVYDQMPNPKWVISMGVCASSGGMFNNYAIVQGVDHIVPVDIYLPGCPPRPEMLMDAILKLHQKIQTSKLGVNAEEAAREAEEAALKALPTIEMKGLLR from the coding sequence ATGGGACTCGAAGAAAAGCTGCCGAGCGGCTTCCTGCTGACCACCGTCGAGCAGGCCGCGGGCTGGGTGCGCAAGTCGTCCGTCTTCCCGGCCACCTTCGGCCTCGCCTGCTGTGCCATCGAGATGATGACCACCGGCGCCGGCCGCTACGACCTGGCGCGCTTCGGCATGGAGGTCTTCCGCGGCTCACCGCGGCAGGCGGACCTCATGATCGTCGCCGGCCGGGTCAGCCAGAAGATGGCACCGGTGCTCAGGCAGGTCTATGACCAGATGCCGAACCCCAAGTGGGTGATCTCCATGGGGGTCTGCGCCTCCTCGGGCGGCATGTTCAACAACTACGCCATCGTGCAGGGCGTCGACCACATCGTCCCGGTCGACATCTATCTGCCCGGCTGCCCGCCCCGGCCCGAGATGCTGATGGACGCGATCCTCAAGCTCCACCAGAAGATCCAGACCTCCAAGCTCGGCGTGAACGCCGAGGAGGCGGCCCGCGAGGCCGAGGAAGCCGCGCTCAAGGCGCTCCCCACCATCGAGATGAAGGGGCTGCTGCGATGA
- a CDS encoding hydroxysqualene dehydroxylase has translation MTTEHTLDSQEKTGHSRRRFLTATGGAALALGAAGTVGPAFAAGPSGKRVAVLGGGVAGLSAAHELAERGYAVTVYEYYDALGGKARSMPVPGTAAGGRADLPGEHGFRFFPGFYRNLPDTMRRIPVPGNANGVHDNLVSGTEALFARAGGRPDLHFPLRRATTTPAPGTLTPSWIRDQLLSVLDLGTRLPAHEIAYFVDRILVHLTSCDARREDEWEKTSWWDFLRAEEMSEEYRSLLAIGQTRNLVATRAEVASTRTVGRVIIEALLLWGLLGRGMDGDADIDRVLNAPTSEAWIDPWERHLRSLGVEFVLGTRVREVLYEGGKVTGVHVSARDGGQDRTVTAEHYVSALPVEHARVTWGRALRAADPQLARCDALQTDWMTGVMFYLRTPTPVVHGHVNCLDSPWAVTAVGQAQFWDGRDFSRDYGDGSAQDCLSAIISEWEKPGILYGKPARECTREEVVAELWAQLKDALNDSGKTTLTDSDRLGWFMDPAVTGLGGPDPQNREQLMIHPTGTFYNRPTARTRVPNFFLAGDYVRTDIDLASMEGANEAARAAVNALLEADNSDAERCAIVGLYRPPELEPLKRIDEVRYRLGLPNTFDLG, from the coding sequence ATGACAACAGAACACACCCTGGACTCTCAGGAGAAGACCGGTCACAGCCGTAGACGCTTCCTCACGGCCACCGGGGGCGCGGCGCTCGCCTTAGGCGCCGCGGGCACCGTCGGCCCCGCCTTCGCCGCCGGGCCGTCCGGGAAGCGCGTCGCCGTCCTCGGTGGCGGGGTCGCCGGGCTCAGCGCGGCGCATGAACTCGCCGAACGCGGCTACGCCGTCACCGTCTACGAGTACTACGACGCCCTCGGCGGCAAGGCCCGCTCGATGCCCGTCCCCGGCACGGCGGCCGGCGGCCGTGCCGACCTCCCCGGTGAGCACGGCTTCCGCTTCTTCCCCGGCTTCTACCGGAACCTGCCGGACACCATGCGCCGCATCCCCGTTCCCGGCAACGCGAACGGCGTCCACGACAACCTCGTCAGCGGCACCGAGGCCCTGTTCGCCCGCGCCGGCGGTCGCCCCGACCTGCACTTCCCGCTCCGCCGTGCCACCACCACGCCCGCCCCCGGCACCCTCACCCCGTCCTGGATCCGCGACCAGCTCCTGTCGGTCCTGGACCTCGGCACCCGGCTGCCCGCCCACGAGATCGCCTACTTCGTCGACCGCATCCTGGTCCACCTCACGAGCTGCGACGCCCGCCGCGAGGACGAGTGGGAGAAGACCTCCTGGTGGGACTTCCTGCGCGCGGAGGAGATGAGCGAGGAGTACCGGTCGCTCCTCGCCATCGGCCAGACCCGCAACCTGGTGGCCACCCGCGCGGAGGTGGCGTCCACCCGCACCGTCGGCCGCGTCATCATCGAGGCCCTGCTGCTGTGGGGCCTGCTCGGCCGGGGCATGGACGGCGACGCCGATATCGACCGGGTCCTCAACGCCCCCACCAGCGAGGCCTGGATCGACCCCTGGGAACGGCACCTGCGCTCGCTCGGCGTCGAGTTCGTCCTCGGCACCCGGGTCCGCGAGGTGCTCTACGAGGGCGGCAAGGTGACCGGCGTCCACGTCTCGGCCCGCGACGGTGGCCAGGACCGTACCGTCACCGCCGAACACTACGTCAGCGCACTGCCGGTGGAGCACGCGCGCGTGACGTGGGGCCGGGCCCTGCGCGCGGCGGACCCGCAGCTGGCCCGCTGCGACGCGCTGCAGACGGACTGGATGACCGGCGTGATGTTCTACCTGCGCACACCCACCCCGGTCGTGCACGGCCACGTCAACTGCCTGGACTCACCCTGGGCGGTGACGGCGGTCGGCCAGGCCCAGTTCTGGGACGGACGGGACTTCTCCCGCGACTACGGCGACGGAAGCGCCCAGGACTGCCTCTCCGCGATCATCTCCGAGTGGGAGAAGCCGGGCATCCTGTACGGCAAGCCGGCCCGCGAGTGCACCCGCGAGGAGGTCGTCGCCGAACTGTGGGCGCAACTGAAGGACGCGCTGAACGACTCCGGCAAGACGACCCTCACCGACAGCGACCGCCTTGGCTGGTTCATGGACCCGGCGGTGACGGGCCTCGGCGGCCCCGACCCGCAGAACCGCGAGCAGCTGATGATCCACCCCACGGGCACGTTCTACAACCGCCCCACGGCCCGCACGAGGGTGCCCAACTTCTTCCTCGCCGGCGACTACGTCCGCACCGACATCGACCTCGCCTCCATGGAGGGCGCCAACGAGGCGGCCCGCGCGGCCGTCAACGCCCTGCTGGAGGCGGACAATTCGGACGCGGAGCGCTGCGCGATCGTAGGCTTGTACCGCCCGCCCGAGCTGGAGCCCCTGAAGCGGATCGACGAAGTCCGCTACCGCCTCGGCCTGCCCAACACCTTCGACCTCGGCTAG
- a CDS encoding NADH-quinone oxidoreductase subunit G has translation MTVTTSAPSGGGEAAVPPEDLVSLTIDGVELSVPKGTLVIRAAEQLGIEIPRFCDHPLLDPAGACRQCIVEVEGQRKPMASCTITCTDGMVVKTHLTSPVAEKAQHGVMELLLINHPLDCPVCDKGGECPLQNQAMSHGQAESRFEGRKRTYEKPVPISTQVLLDRERCVLCARCTRFSNQIAGDPMIELLERGALQQVGTGEGDPFESYFSGNTIQICPVGALTSAAYRFRSRPFDLVSSPSVCEHCSGGCATRTDHRRGKIMRKLAANDPEVNEEWICDKGRFAFRYAQQRDRLETPLVRNPEGDLVPASWPEALQIAAQGLLASRGRAGVLTGGRLTIEDAYAYSKFARVALDTNDIDFRARVHSGEEADFLAARVAGRGRDLDGTGVTYSLLEKAPAVLLAGFEAEEEAPGIFLRLRKAWRKHGQKVFSLATHETRGLEKAGGTLLPAAPGTETEWLDALASGVGLEDDGARASEALRTEGAVIVVGERLAGVAGGLTAAVRAASATGAHLVWIPRRAGERGAVEAGALPSLLPGGRPATDPRAREEVATAWGVAELPHRYGRDTGQIVEAAATGELQALVVAGVEVADLPDPARAREALAEAGFLVSLELRPSEVTELADVVLPVAAVAEKAGTFLNWEGRVRFFEAALKPDHMTRRLPPTDARVLQMLADAMDVHLGLPDLRTARAELDRLGAWDGPRATEPLESAAQLPRPAAGEAVLAGHRLLLDQGRLQDGDEALAGTRHAAHARVSAATAAEAGVKNGDVLAVTGSAGTVELPVLITAMPDRVVWLPLNSTGGGVASDTGARPGSLVRIGPATLATEAPKEVEA, from the coding sequence ATGACAGTGACCACCAGCGCTCCCTCCGGAGGCGGTGAGGCGGCGGTCCCGCCGGAAGATCTCGTCTCGCTGACGATCGACGGCGTGGAGCTCAGCGTGCCCAAGGGCACCCTGGTCATCCGCGCCGCCGAACAACTCGGCATCGAGATCCCCCGCTTCTGCGACCACCCGCTCCTCGACCCGGCCGGCGCCTGCCGCCAGTGCATCGTCGAGGTCGAGGGCCAGCGCAAGCCGATGGCGTCCTGCACCATCACCTGCACCGACGGAATGGTGGTCAAGACCCACCTGACCTCGCCGGTCGCCGAGAAGGCCCAGCACGGTGTGATGGAGCTGCTCCTCATCAACCACCCGCTGGACTGCCCGGTCTGCGACAAGGGCGGCGAGTGCCCGCTCCAGAACCAGGCCATGTCGCACGGCCAGGCCGAGTCCCGCTTCGAGGGCCGCAAGCGGACCTACGAGAAGCCCGTGCCGATCTCCACGCAGGTGCTGCTCGACCGCGAGCGGTGCGTGCTGTGCGCCCGCTGCACCCGCTTCTCCAACCAGATCGCGGGCGACCCGATGATCGAGCTGCTCGAGCGGGGCGCGCTCCAGCAGGTCGGCACCGGTGAGGGCGACCCCTTCGAGTCGTACTTCTCCGGCAACACGATCCAGATCTGCCCGGTCGGAGCGCTCACCTCGGCGGCGTACCGCTTCCGCTCCCGCCCCTTCGACCTGGTGTCCTCGCCGAGTGTCTGCGAGCACTGCTCGGGCGGCTGCGCCACGCGCACCGACCACCGGCGCGGCAAGATCATGCGCAAGCTCGCGGCCAACGACCCCGAGGTCAACGAGGAGTGGATCTGCGACAAGGGGCGGTTCGCCTTCCGGTACGCGCAACAGCGGGACCGTCTCGAGACCCCCCTGGTGCGCAACCCCGAGGGCGACCTCGTGCCGGCGTCCTGGCCGGAGGCCCTGCAGATCGCGGCCCAGGGGCTGCTCGCCTCGCGCGGCCGGGCCGGCGTTCTGACCGGCGGCCGCCTCACCATCGAGGACGCCTACGCGTACAGCAAGTTCGCGCGCGTGGCGCTCGACACCAATGACATCGACTTCCGCGCGCGCGTGCACAGCGGCGAGGAGGCCGACTTCCTGGCGGCCCGGGTCGCCGGACGCGGACGCGACCTCGACGGTACGGGCGTCACGTACTCCCTCCTGGAGAAGGCGCCCGCGGTCCTGCTGGCCGGGTTCGAGGCCGAGGAGGAGGCGCCCGGCATCTTCCTGCGGCTGCGCAAGGCCTGGCGGAAGCACGGCCAGAAGGTCTTCTCGCTCGCCACGCATGAGACACGCGGCCTGGAGAAGGCCGGCGGCACCCTGCTGCCCGCCGCTCCCGGCACCGAGACCGAGTGGCTGGACGCGCTCGCGAGCGGAGTCGGTCTGGAGGACGACGGCGCTCGGGCCTCCGAGGCGCTGCGCACCGAGGGCGCCGTGATCGTCGTAGGGGAGCGGCTGGCCGGTGTGGCGGGCGGGCTCACCGCCGCCGTACGGGCCGCGTCCGCGACCGGCGCGCACCTGGTGTGGATCCCGCGCCGGGCCGGGGAGCGCGGCGCGGTCGAGGCCGGAGCGCTGCCGTCGCTGCTGCCGGGCGGCCGTCCGGCCACCGACCCGCGCGCGCGTGAGGAGGTCGCCACGGCCTGGGGCGTGGCCGAACTCCCGCACCGCTACGGACGCGACACCGGCCAGATCGTGGAGGCCGCCGCCACCGGCGAACTCCAGGCCCTGGTGGTCGCCGGAGTCGAGGTCGCCGATCTGCCCGACCCGGCACGCGCGCGTGAGGCGCTCGCCGAGGCCGGCTTCCTCGTCTCGCTGGAACTGCGGCCGAGCGAGGTCACCGAGCTCGCCGACGTGGTCCTGCCCGTCGCCGCGGTCGCCGAGAAGGCGGGCACCTTCCTCAACTGGGAAGGCAGGGTGCGCTTCTTCGAGGCCGCGCTCAAGCCCGACCACATGACCCGGCGCCTCCCCCCGACCGACGCCCGCGTCCTGCAGATGCTGGCCGACGCCATGGACGTACACCTGGGTCTGCCGGATCTGCGTACCGCGCGTGCGGAGCTGGACCGGCTGGGGGCCTGGGACGGGCCCAGGGCCACCGAACCTCTGGAGTCCGCGGCCCAGTTGCCGCGGCCTGCCGCCGGAGAGGCCGTGCTGGCCGGACATCGGCTGCTGCTCGACCAGGGCAGGCTCCAGGACGGCGACGAGGCGCTCGCCGGGACGCGGCACGCCGCCCACGCGCGCGTGTCGGCCGCCACGGCCGCCGAAGCGGGCGTGAAGAACGGCGACGTCCTCGCGGTGACCGGCAGCGCAGGGACGGTCGAACTCCCCGTCCTGATCACCGCGATGCCCGACCGGGTGGTCTGGCTGCCGCTGAACTCCACCGGTGGCGGCGTCGCCTCCGACACCGGGGCGCGGCCCGGCTCCCTCGTCCGCATCGGCCCGGCGACGCTCGCGACCGAGGCCCCCAAGGAGGTGGAGGCATGA
- a CDS encoding NADH-quinone oxidoreductase subunit C gives MSDTNNGVNPEKDLGASNLPGQRGEGGEEIRVQRGMFGANNGGDTSGYDGLVRSVRLPGPAARPYGGWFDEVADELEGALEEQGLLPENVIEKTVVDRGELTFHIEREHLLRVARTLRDDPALRFELCTGVSGVHYPHDKGRELHAVYHLRSITHNRLIRLEVSAPDSDRRIPSLVSVYPTNDWHERETYDFFGIVFDGHPALTRIMMPDDWQGHPQRKDYPLGGIPVEYKGAQIPAPDQRRSYS, from the coding sequence ATGAGCGACACGAACAACGGCGTCAACCCCGAGAAGGACCTCGGCGCCTCCAACCTCCCCGGCCAGCGCGGCGAGGGCGGTGAGGAGATCCGCGTCCAGCGAGGCATGTTCGGCGCCAACAACGGCGGCGACACCTCCGGTTACGACGGCCTCGTCCGCTCGGTCCGGCTCCCGGGACCGGCGGCCCGCCCCTACGGCGGCTGGTTCGACGAGGTCGCCGACGAACTCGAGGGCGCCCTGGAGGAACAGGGCCTCCTGCCCGAGAACGTGATCGAGAAGACGGTCGTCGACCGCGGTGAGCTCACCTTCCACATCGAGCGCGAGCACCTGCTCCGCGTCGCCCGCACCCTGCGCGACGACCCGGCCCTGCGCTTCGAGCTGTGCACCGGCGTGAGCGGCGTCCACTACCCGCACGACAAGGGCCGCGAGCTGCACGCCGTCTACCACCTGCGCTCGATCACCCACAACCGGCTGATCCGCCTCGAAGTCAGCGCTCCCGACAGCGACCGCCGCATCCCGTCGCTGGTCTCCGTCTATCCGACCAACGACTGGCACGAGCGCGAGACCTACGACTTCTTCGGCATCGTCTTCGACGGTCACCCGGCCCTGACCCGGATCATGATGCCGGACGACTGGCAGGGCCATCCGCAGCGCAAGGACTACCCCCTCGGCGGCATCCCCGTCGAATACAAGGGCGCCCAGATCCCGGCTCCGGACCAGCGGAGGTCGTACTCATGA